One window from the genome of Thermus sediminis encodes:
- the soxY gene encoding thiosulfate oxidation carrier protein SoxY has protein sequence MDRRAFLKATGMALGAVALSGLPVRAQGLEGEDLANLEKALQEALGKGFRDLTPSDLVKVTMPTIAESGANVPAEVEVNLPPGEVKAIHLFADKNPTPRLASFMPMKALPYYATRVRLAETSAVRAVVETQDGRFLLASASTRVTVGGCG, from the coding sequence GTGGATAGGCGAGCGTTTCTCAAGGCTACCGGCATGGCCCTTGGGGCTGTAGCCCTTTCGGGGCTTCCTGTGAGGGCCCAAGGCCTCGAGGGCGAGGACCTGGCCAACCTGGAGAAGGCCTTGCAGGAGGCTCTGGGCAAGGGCTTTAGGGACCTCACCCCCTCGGACCTGGTGAAGGTCACCATGCCCACCATCGCTGAAAGCGGGGCCAACGTGCCGGCGGAAGTGGAGGTCAACCTGCCCCCGGGCGAGGTGAAGGCCATCCACCTCTTCGCCGACAAGAACCCCACCCCTAGGCTGGCCAGCTTCATGCCCATGAAGGCCCTGCCCTATTACGCTACCCGGGTCCGCTTGGCAGAGACCAGCGCGGTGCGGGCGGTGGTGGAAACCCAAGACGGCAGGTTCCTCTTGGCCTCGGCCAGCACCCGGGTCACTGTGGGCGGGTGCGGTTAA